One genomic region from Terasakiella sp. SH-1 encodes:
- a CDS encoding lytic transglycosylase domain-containing protein, whose product MVSRIKSAVFAVGLATGLFCAPVVHGENVQLAALVEDSVYELEAVQQLDETNLALYQQVFRLQEKGHWKKADKLIAKITDRTLMGHVQAQRYLHPTKYRSRYKELRRWLVKYHDHPQAKQIYKLAKKRRPKNALAPKRPTGQYLSGSGYDATGHADKVYAPRKRLSKAKARKAASYTRKMRYYTRKGWTKSVKNLLRTREVHQLLHPGQIDQARTWLAAGYYADGLDKWAYEWANKAVKRSGKYIPTAHWIAGLASWRMGDLVHAAMHFEKITHSHYSSDWMISAGAYWAARSYLLERQPEKVNEWLVKAASYPRTFYGQLANRSLGYETVFDWRIPNIDTKALSSLQTQRAGRRALALLQVGQDEMAEKEFRKAYAKADDKARVAMLNVAMRANMPSFSMRLASQLARKGVEVPDSALYPLPKWQPKKGYKVDRALIFALMRQESGFNPKAKSYAGAKGLMQLMPGTASFVARDRRMRWSKKIFEPETNIGLGQRYIKMLLQERHINGDLFHMTAAWNVGPGNLNKWKRGVKYQDDPLLFIESIPSRETRIFIERVLTNFWIYRDRMGQEAPTLDAIASGAWPIYKEQDPASIELARN is encoded by the coding sequence ATGGTATCCAGAATCAAAAGCGCTGTTTTTGCAGTCGGGCTTGCAACGGGACTGTTTTGCGCTCCCGTGGTCCATGGCGAAAATGTGCAACTTGCCGCCCTTGTTGAAGATTCTGTTTATGAGCTGGAAGCCGTTCAGCAATTGGATGAAACCAATCTGGCGCTATATCAGCAAGTTTTTCGCCTTCAGGAAAAAGGTCATTGGAAAAAGGCTGATAAGCTGATTGCCAAGATCACGGACCGCACGCTGATGGGCCATGTGCAGGCCCAGCGATATTTGCATCCAACCAAATATCGGTCGCGCTATAAAGAGCTGCGCCGCTGGTTAGTGAAATACCATGATCATCCACAAGCCAAACAGATTTACAAGCTGGCGAAAAAACGCCGCCCGAAAAATGCCTTGGCACCGAAACGTCCAACTGGGCAATATCTGAGTGGGTCCGGTTATGATGCCACAGGCCATGCTGATAAAGTCTATGCCCCGCGCAAACGTTTAAGTAAGGCCAAGGCACGCAAGGCCGCCAGCTATACCCGCAAGATGCGCTATTATACCCGCAAGGGCTGGACCAAATCCGTTAAAAACCTGCTGCGCACTCGCGAAGTGCATCAGCTGTTGCACCCCGGCCAAATTGATCAGGCCCGCACATGGCTGGCGGCAGGCTATTATGCCGATGGGTTGGATAAATGGGCTTATGAATGGGCGAACAAGGCGGTGAAACGGTCCGGTAAATATATCCCCACAGCGCATTGGATTGCTGGTCTGGCCTCCTGGCGGATGGGGGATTTGGTCCATGCGGCGATGCATTTTGAAAAAATCACCCATTCCCATTATTCTTCTGACTGGATGATTTCTGCCGGGGCCTATTGGGCAGCACGTTCTTATTTGCTGGAACGTCAGCCGGAAAAGGTGAATGAATGGCTGGTCAAGGCGGCGTCTTATCCACGTACGTTCTATGGGCAGTTGGCGAATCGCTCTTTGGGGTATGAAACCGTCTTTGACTGGCGCATCCCCAATATTGATACCAAGGCTTTGTCTTCCTTGCAGACGCAGCGTGCCGGGCGTCGCGCACTGGCCCTGTTACAGGTGGGGCAAGATGAAATGGCGGAAAAAGAATTCCGCAAAGCTTATGCCAAGGCCGATGATAAGGCGCGGGTTGCCATGTTGAATGTGGCCATGCGGGCCAATATGCCGTCTTTTTCCATGCGTTTGGCGTCTCAGTTGGCGCGCAAAGGGGTCGAGGTGCCTGACAGTGCGTTGTACCCACTGCCCAAATGGCAACCGAAAAAAGGCTATAAGGTGGATCGCGCCTTGATTTTTGCCCTGATGCGTCAAGAATCGGGTTTTAATCCCAAGGCAAAATCCTATGCCGGGGCCAAGGGGCTAATGCAATTGATGCCGGGGACGGCCAGTTTTGTGGCACGTGATCGCCGTATGCGGTGGAGCAAAAAGATTTTTGAACCGGAAACCAATATTGGGCTGGGTCAGCGATACATCAAAATGTTGTTGCAAGAACGCCATATTAATGGCGATTTGTTCCATATGACAGCGGCCTGGAATGTGGGGCCGGGGAACCTGAATAAATGGAAACGCGGTGTGAAGTATCAGGATGACCCGCTATTGTTTATCGAGAGCATTCCTTCGCGTGAAACACGTATCTTTATTGAGCGGGTGCTGACCAATTTCTGGATTTATCGCGACCGTATGGGGCAAGAGGCTCCGACTTTAGACGCAATTGCATCAGGTGCGTGGCCGATCTATAAAGAACAGGATCCAGCCTCAATTGAGCTGGCCCGCAATTAA
- the yihA gene encoding ribosome biogenesis GTP-binding protein YihA/YsxC, whose protein sequence is MTDENTFSEEEIEFGRWLFTQQTDFMLGVAGLNQLPDTSACEICFAGRSNVGKSSLINALCGRRDLARTSSTPGRTQQLNFFKIRDRLVFCDQPGYGYAKAPVAEVKKWQDVVFSYLRGRPQLRRAFVLIDGRHGIKETDRPVMEMMDTAAMSYQIIVTKADKTKKGELDKHLRNIEKELAKHPAAHPDILVTSSEKGTGISEVRATIGRMVKEFEG, encoded by the coding sequence ATGACAGACGAAAACACATTCAGCGAAGAAGAAATCGAATTTGGCCGCTGGCTTTTTACCCAGCAGACCGATTTTATGTTGGGTGTTGCCGGCTTAAACCAGTTGCCTGATACATCTGCCTGTGAAATCTGTTTTGCCGGACGTTCCAATGTGGGGAAATCCAGCCTGATCAATGCGCTATGTGGCCGTCGTGATCTGGCCCGGACCTCTTCCACACCGGGGCGTACACAGCAGCTGAACTTTTTCAAAATCCGCGACCGTCTGGTTTTTTGTGACCAGCCCGGTTATGGCTATGCCAAGGCGCCTGTGGCCGAAGTCAAGAAATGGCAGGATGTGGTCTTTTCTTACCTGCGCGGTCGTCCCCAGTTGCGCCGCGCCTTTGTCCTGATTGATGGACGCCATGGGATTAAGGAAACCGATCGTCCCGTCATGGAAATGATGGATACGGCCGCCATGTCCTATCAGATCATCGTCACCAAGGCCGATAAGACCAAAAAAGGCGAATTGGACAAGCATTTACGAAATATTGAGAAAGAATTGGCTAAACATCCAGCAGCCCATCCTGATATTCTGGTCACCAGTTCTGAAAAGGGAACCGGAATTTCTGAGGTGCGCGCCACCATTGGACGTATGGTTAAAGAATTCGAAGGCTAG
- a CDS encoding uracil-DNA glycosylase, with amino-acid sequence MNQQSDSTFSDPFNPESLLKWYLEMGVDETIGDESVDRYAATAELLERKKAAAQVQQAQQAQQGGPRAPMMGKPAPVAQQQVQATDEMVHSAVEMARKAQSVEELREAVLSFEGCHLKKTAMNTVFADGNPKADIMFIGEAPGADEDRQGVPFVGASGKLLDKMLHSCGLEDEVGDRSKIYISNVLFWRPPGNRNPTLSEIAVCLPFVERHIELVDPKMIVMLGGAAAKAVLGVHDGISRLRGRWFTHATPGLSRPVQATALFHPAYLLRSPAQKRRAWGDLLSIVEKLETL; translated from the coding sequence ATGAACCAGCAATCTGACAGCACATTTTCTGACCCGTTCAACCCAGAAAGCCTCTTAAAATGGTATCTGGAGATGGGGGTGGATGAAACAATTGGTGACGAATCCGTTGACCGATATGCGGCTACGGCTGAGCTTTTGGAACGCAAAAAAGCAGCAGCTCAGGTGCAACAGGCCCAACAGGCTCAACAGGGTGGACCTCGTGCCCCTATGATGGGAAAACCGGCTCCTGTTGCACAACAGCAGGTGCAAGCCACAGATGAGATGGTGCATAGTGCTGTGGAAATGGCGCGCAAAGCCCAGTCGGTTGAAGAGTTGCGCGAGGCGGTCTTGTCCTTTGAGGGATGTCATTTGAAAAAGACGGCCATGAATACGGTCTTTGCCGATGGTAATCCCAAGGCGGATATTATGTTTATCGGTGAAGCCCCCGGCGCAGACGAGGACCGCCAAGGCGTGCCGTTTGTCGGGGCAAGTGGGAAATTGCTGGATAAAATGCTGCATTCTTGCGGGTTGGAAGATGAAGTTGGGGATCGCTCCAAAATCTATATTTCCAATGTTTTGTTCTGGCGACCACCGGGCAACCGTAACCCGACCTTAAGCGAGATCGCTGTTTGCCTGCCCTTTGTGGAACGTCATATCGAACTGGTTGACCCAAAAATGATCGTGATGTTAGGCGGGGCGGCGGCTAAGGCTGTGTTGGGGGTTCATGACGGGATTTCACGTTTGCGCGGGCGGTGGTTTACCCATGCCACACCGGGGCTATCACGCCCGGTGCAGGCCACAGCCTTGTTTCATCCCGCCTATTTATTACGCTCCCCGGCACAAAAAAGACGGGCCTGGGGGGACTTGTTGTCCATCGTTGAAAAGCTGGAAACGTTATAA
- the yidC gene encoding membrane protein insertase YidC, translated as MNDQKNMILAIALSIAILFGFQLLFPPAEQVAQQQQQTTQDGSAPQAPATQSGDASYAPQIPGGAAEAMKKAMATRSQKLDATARITIESPRLSGSLSVQGGRIDDLTLDDYRIDLSEDSDTITLLNPKGLQAAYYAEFGWSAPNVKVPTADTVWATDKTVLKAGDSVTLSWDNGEGLLFTRNIALDDNYAFTINDSVTNTGAAGVDLYPYGLISRSGTPQTSGFFILHEGLLGVFDHVLEEIDYDDLQDKGTQKVDPVKGGWIGITDKYWLMALVPDQNSMINHRFSHYRSDNLDKYQTDYLGPKLAAAPGQTVSFKSTLFAGAKELDILTHYEETIGVQEFDLAIDFGWFFFITKPFFLAMSWLYGVLGNFGLAILALTVGVKILFFPLANTSYRSMAKMKTLGPKIKQLQKQFGDDKQRMNQEMMALYKREKANPASGCLPILLQIPVFFALYKVLFVSIEMRHAPFYGWIQDLSAPDPTTIFNLFGLIPWDPPQLLMIGVWPLLMGLSMFLQQRLNPQPTDPIQAKMMMFLPVVFTFMLAAFPAGLVIYWVWNNVLSILQQWTIMKGMEKGK; from the coding sequence ATGAACGACCAGAAAAATATGATTTTGGCGATTGCCCTTTCAATCGCGATTCTGTTTGGCTTCCAATTGCTGTTCCCACCGGCTGAGCAAGTCGCCCAGCAACAACAGCAAACCACACAGGACGGTTCTGCACCGCAAGCCCCTGCAACACAATCCGGTGATGCATCTTATGCACCGCAAATCCCAGGCGGCGCGGCTGAGGCCATGAAAAAAGCCATGGCAACGCGCTCGCAAAAGCTGGATGCGACGGCGCGTATTACCATTGAATCCCCTCGTCTTTCCGGTTCCCTGTCTGTACAGGGCGGTCGCATTGATGACTTGACACTGGATGATTACCGCATCGACCTGAGCGAAGACAGTGACACGATTACACTGCTCAACCCCAAAGGTCTGCAAGCTGCCTATTATGCCGAATTTGGCTGGTCTGCACCGAATGTCAAAGTTCCGACAGCCGATACGGTTTGGGCCACAGACAAAACAGTTTTGAAGGCTGGTGATTCTGTTACACTCAGCTGGGATAACGGCGAAGGTTTGCTCTTTACCCGTAATATCGCTCTGGACGACAACTACGCCTTCACCATCAACGATTCTGTCACCAACACAGGGGCGGCAGGCGTTGACCTTTATCCTTACGGTCTGATTTCACGTTCCGGTACACCGCAAACCAGTGGTTTCTTTATCCTGCATGAAGGTCTGCTTGGGGTGTTTGATCATGTTCTGGAAGAAATCGACTATGATGATCTTCAAGACAAGGGCACACAGAAGGTTGATCCGGTTAAAGGTGGCTGGATTGGCATTACAGATAAATACTGGCTAATGGCATTGGTGCCTGATCAAAATTCAATGATCAACCACCGTTTCAGCCATTATCGCAGCGACAATCTGGATAAATACCAAACAGATTATCTGGGGCCGAAACTGGCGGCCGCACCGGGTCAAACTGTGTCTTTCAAAAGCACGCTGTTTGCCGGTGCCAAGGAACTGGACATTCTGACACATTATGAAGAAACAATTGGTGTGCAAGAATTTGATCTGGCGATTGATTTTGGCTGGTTCTTCTTCATCACCAAGCCGTTCTTCCTTGCCATGTCCTGGCTCTATGGTGTTCTGGGGAACTTCGGTCTGGCTATTTTGGCCCTGACAGTCGGTGTTAAGATCCTCTTCTTCCCGCTGGCCAACACGTCTTATCGTTCTATGGCGAAGATGAAAACGCTCGGACCGAAGATCAAGCAGCTGCAAAAGCAATTTGGCGATGACAAGCAGCGCATGAACCAGGAAATGATGGCGCTTTACAAGCGTGAAAAAGCCAACCCGGCTTCTGGTTGTTTGCCGATCCTGTTGCAAATCCCGGTTTTCTTTGCACTTTATAAAGTGTTGTTCGTTTCCATTGAAATGCGCCACGCCCCGTTTTATGGCTGGATTCAAGATTTGTCCGCACCGGACCCGACCACCATCTTCAACCTGTTTGGTTTGATCCCGTGGGATCCGCCGCAGTTGCTGATGATCGGTGTTTGGCCGTTGCTCATGGGTCTGTCCATGTTCTTGCAACAGCGCCTGAACCCACAACCGACTGATCCTATTCAGGCAAAAATGATGATGTTCTTGCCAGTGGTCTTCACCTTCATGCTGGCGGCCTTCCCGGCTGGCCTCGTGATCTACTGGGTGTGGAACAACGTCCTTTCAATCCTCCAGCAATGGACGATTATGAAGGGTATGGAAAAAGGTAAATAA
- a CDS encoding PAS domain S-box protein — MPDHNQQGQSDQRIRAILERGPAVMYHCEEYWDYGINYISPNITDLSGWQPADFTENSIFRLEIIHPDDQKRVQKEIQSLFDTGHQVHEYRLRKKDGDYIWVMDEVRSLQNEAGGFDGLVGYLSDITELKATERSLRESELRHRTIFETVLEGIITIDCRGTIHDFNKAAEKIFGYHPDQVVGKNISCLMPEPFASRHDDFLARYLETGEARVVGIGRTVMGKRSDDSTFEMNLSVSEVNLPDGKYFIGAVRDISKQLQAEQALRRSQERLRMSQKFGKIGTWDWHIADGKLYWSDQVFPILGRMNDGEELRSERLVDWIYPEDLEKVKAALLQCLKQGVRFDSEHRVVWPDGTVRWVHEQGDVVRNAEHRAIRMVGVIHDVTEKQHREEELHEAKKLADGANKAKSEFLSRMSHELRTPLNAILGFAQLLAMSGRHPLSERQQGQVNQIVTAGNHLMELINEVLDLARIEAGRLALSIEPVEMAPVLAECRDLTEPLALEKKINLVFADPLIDRLQVDRMRLKQILINLLSNAIKYNEVGGFVHLELKKVDASWVEISISDDGQGIDPSQHDQIFTPFNRLGAERSQIEGTGIGLTLTKQLVEAMNGMIGFDSIPGEGTTFWVRMPIA; from the coding sequence GTGCCGGATCATAATCAACAGGGGCAAAGTGACCAACGCATACGGGCCATTTTGGAACGTGGGCCAGCAGTGATGTATCACTGCGAGGAATATTGGGACTATGGCATTAATTACATCAGTCCCAATATTACGGATTTAAGTGGCTGGCAGCCCGCTGATTTCACAGAAAATAGCATTTTCCGTTTGGAGATCATTCATCCAGACGACCAAAAACGTGTTCAAAAAGAGATCCAATCCCTTTTTGATACGGGACATCAGGTGCATGAATACCGTCTGCGCAAAAAAGATGGTGACTACATCTGGGTTATGGATGAAGTGCGCAGTCTGCAAAATGAAGCAGGCGGGTTTGACGGGCTGGTTGGATATCTTAGCGATATCACTGAATTAAAGGCAACTGAGCGTTCTTTGCGTGAAAGTGAATTACGTCACCGCACTATTTTTGAAACTGTTTTGGAAGGTATCATCACCATTGATTGCCGTGGGACCATTCATGACTTTAATAAAGCGGCAGAAAAAATATTTGGATATCACCCTGATCAGGTCGTGGGGAAAAATATTTCCTGCCTGATGCCGGAACCTTTTGCCAGCAGACATGATGATTTTTTGGCCCGTTATCTGGAAACGGGAGAGGCCCGTGTGGTGGGTATCGGGCGTACAGTTATGGGGAAACGTTCCGATGACAGTACATTTGAAATGAACCTGTCTGTTTCAGAAGTCAATTTACCGGATGGAAAATATTTCATTGGGGCCGTGCGTGATATTTCAAAGCAGCTTCAAGCCGAGCAAGCCTTAAGGCGAAGTCAGGAACGTCTGCGTATGAGCCAGAAATTTGGCAAAATCGGGACGTGGGACTGGCATATTGCAGATGGCAAACTCTATTGGTCAGATCAGGTTTTTCCCATTTTGGGACGGATGAATGACGGGGAGGAACTCCGCAGCGAGCGTCTGGTGGACTGGATTTATCCTGAAGATCTGGAGAAAGTAAAAGCCGCCTTGTTGCAATGTCTCAAACAAGGGGTGCGTTTTGATAGTGAACATCGGGTCGTCTGGCCCGATGGGACGGTGCGTTGGGTCCATGAACAAGGCGATGTGGTCCGCAATGCCGAACATAGGGCCATACGCATGGTCGGTGTGATCCATGATGTTACGGAAAAACAGCACCGGGAAGAAGAATTGCATGAGGCGAAAAAACTGGCAGATGGGGCCAATAAGGCAAAGTCGGAATTTTTATCGCGCATGAGCCATGAACTTAGGACACCACTAAATGCCATTTTAGGGTTCGCCCAGCTTTTGGCGATGAGTGGAAGGCACCCTTTGTCAGAACGTCAGCAAGGACAGGTCAATCAAATTGTCACGGCCGGGAACCATTTGATGGAACTCATTAATGAAGTGCTGGATCTGGCCCGTATTGAGGCCGGGCGCTTGGCCTTATCTATTGAGCCTGTTGAAATGGCCCCGGTCTTGGCGGAATGTCGCGACCTGACGGAACCTTTGGCTTTGGAAAAAAAGATCAATCTGGTTTTTGCGGACCCCTTGATTGATCGTTTGCAGGTGGATCGAATGCGATTAAAGCAGATTTTGATTAATTTGCTGAGCAACGCCATTAAATATAATGAGGTTGGCGGGTTTGTTCATTTGGAGCTGAAAAAGGTCGATGCAAGTTGGGTTGAAATATCCATTAGTGATGACGGGCAGGGGATTGACCCTAGCCAGCATGACCAAATTTTTACCCCTTTTAATCGCTTGGGGGCTGAACGTTCACAAATTGAAGGGACAGGGATCGGTCTGACCCTGACAAAACAATTGGTTGAAGCAATGAATGGGATGATCGGTTTTGACAGTATTCCCGGTGAGGGGACAACATTCTGGGTCAGGATGCCGATTGCTTAG
- a CDS encoding electron transfer flavoprotein-ubiquinone oxidoreductase yields MERESMEFDVVIVGGGPSGLSAAIKLSQLAQENEKEVTVCVVEKGSEIGAHILSGAVIETGPLAHLFPDWKEKGAPLTVEAKEDSFLHLSETGFKKLPTPPQMNNHGNYIVSLGNVCRWLGEQAEEMGVEVYPGFAACEVLYNEDGSVKGIATGDMGREKDGSEGPNFEPGVELHAKYTIFAEGVRGSLTKTLFNKFDLRKDCDPQTFGIGIKELWEIDPEKHSEGKIVHTTGWPMDSNTYGGSFLYHIDNNQVAVGFVVGLDYANPHLSPFDEFQRFKTHPEIRKTFEGGRRIAYGARALNEGGFQSIPKLTFPGGCIVGCSAGFLNVPKIKGTHNAMQSGIEAAKAIFDLCTSEDENVATEPTQYSANMKASYVWDELYKVRNIRPSFAKWGFWGGLIYSGFTTYLTGGREPWTLKHPHADNETLKPAASMPKIDYPKPDGKISFDKLSSVFISNTAHEETQPCHLKLADESLALSVNWAKYEGPEVRFCPAGVYEYLDDEENEGQKKLQINFANCLHCKTCDIKDPTQNINWTTPEGMGGPNYPNM; encoded by the coding sequence ATGGAACGTGAATCCATGGAATTTGATGTTGTAATCGTTGGCGGTGGCCCCTCTGGCCTGTCTGCGGCGATTAAACTCAGCCAGCTCGCACAGGAAAACGAAAAAGAAGTAACCGTCTGTGTGGTGGAAAAAGGTTCTGAAATCGGCGCACACATCCTGTCCGGTGCGGTTATTGAAACTGGTCCTCTGGCCCATCTCTTCCCAGATTGGAAAGAAAAAGGTGCCCCACTCACCGTTGAAGCCAAGGAAGATTCTTTCCTGCATCTGTCTGAAACAGGTTTTAAAAAGCTGCCAACACCGCCACAGATGAACAACCATGGCAACTATATTGTTTCCCTGGGCAATGTCTGTCGCTGGCTGGGCGAACAGGCCGAAGAAATGGGCGTGGAAGTCTATCCCGGCTTTGCTGCCTGTGAAGTTCTCTATAACGAAGACGGTTCAGTTAAAGGCATCGCCACAGGCGACATGGGCCGTGAAAAAGATGGCTCCGAAGGGCCGAACTTTGAACCGGGTGTGGAACTGCATGCCAAATACACCATCTTTGCCGAAGGGGTACGTGGTTCCCTGACCAAGACGCTGTTTAACAAGTTTGACCTGCGTAAAGATTGCGACCCGCAAACATTCGGGATCGGCATCAAGGAACTGTGGGAAATTGATCCGGAGAAACATTCCGAAGGCAAGATCGTTCACACCACAGGCTGGCCGATGGATAGCAACACTTATGGGGGCTCTTTCCTCTATCACATTGATAACAATCAGGTGGCTGTTGGCTTTGTGGTTGGTCTGGATTATGCCAACCCGCACCTCTCCCCGTTTGATGAATTCCAGCGTTTTAAAACACACCCGGAAATTCGCAAAACTTTTGAAGGCGGTCGCCGTATTGCCTATGGCGCACGTGCGCTGAACGAAGGGGGCTTCCAGTCCATCCCGAAACTGACTTTCCCAGGCGGCTGTATTGTCGGTTGTTCTGCCGGCTTCCTGAACGTACCGAAGATCAAAGGCACCCATAATGCCATGCAATCCGGTATCGAAGCAGCCAAGGCGATTTTCGACCTCTGTACGTCAGAAGATGAAAATGTGGCAACAGAACCCACACAATATAGCGCCAACATGAAAGCCTCTTATGTGTGGGATGAGCTTTATAAAGTCCGTAACATCCGCCCAAGCTTCGCCAAATGGGGCTTCTGGGGTGGCTTGATCTATTCTGGCTTCACAACCTATCTGACAGGTGGTCGCGAGCCCTGGACCCTGAAACATCCGCACGCTGATAACGAAACATTGAAGCCTGCGGCAAGCATGCCCAAGATCGACTATCCCAAGCCGGATGGGAAAATCAGTTTTGATAAATTATCCTCTGTCTTTATTTCGAACACCGCCCATGAAGAAACACAGCCCTGTCATTTAAAACTGGCTGATGAGTCCCTTGCCTTGTCTGTCAACTGGGCAAAATATGAAGGCCCGGAAGTGCGCTTCTGCCCGGCCGGTGTTTATGAATATCTCGATGATGAAGAGAACGAAGGCCAGAAAAAGCTGCAAATCAACTTTGCCAACTGCCTGCACTGTAAGACATGTGACATCAAAGACCCGACCCAGAATATCAACTGGACCACACCGGAAGGTATGGGCGGTCCCAATTACCCGAACATGTAA
- the moaB gene encoding molybdenum cofactor biosynthesis protein B yields the protein MSQIHGERAFQSLNIAIITVSDTRTFENDKSGDTLAGRIEGAGHKVFERLILKDDCEALAEQLRTWSNNPEIDVVITTGGTGVTGRDVTPEAFKMVIEKEIPGFGEIFRMISYQKIKTSTIQSRAMAGLANATYMFALPGSSGAVKDAWDDILVHQLDARTRPCNFVELMPRLNEHLG from the coding sequence ATGTCACAAATTCATGGGGAACGTGCGTTCCAGTCGCTCAATATCGCCATCATCACGGTTTCTGATACGCGCACATTTGAAAATGATAAATCCGGCGATACCTTGGCCGGGCGTATCGAAGGGGCTGGCCATAAAGTCTTTGAACGGTTGATTTTGAAAGATGATTGTGAGGCGTTGGCAGAACAGTTGCGCACATGGTCTAACAATCCGGAAATCGACGTGGTGATCACCACGGGTGGCACAGGGGTGACAGGGCGTGATGTGACACCGGAAGCTTTTAAAATGGTGATTGAAAAGGAAATCCCCGGTTTTGGCGAGATTTTCCGCATGATCTCTTATCAAAAAATCAAAACATCGACCATCCAGTCCCGTGCCATGGCAGGGCTTGCCAATGCGACCTATATGTTTGCACTGCCAGGTTCCAGCGGGGCGGTGAAAGATGCCTGGGACGATATCTTGGTTCATCAGCTGGATGCACGCACACGTCCCTGTAATTTTGTGGAACTGATGCCGCGCCTGAATGAACATTTAGGTTAA
- the argB gene encoding acetylglutamate kinase, with translation MTTVDKSPMTQEDYLSQAVTLSEALPYMQRYAGETVVIKYGGHAMGDPELAKLFAKDIVLLKQVGINPVVVHGGGPQIGNMLKRLEVETNFIDGLRVTDQATIDVAEMVLSGSINKSIVANINEAGGFAVGLSGKDGSLIRAKKLHRTKKDPESNIEKVLDLGFVGEPDVVTPHILDVFLDSDIIPVVAPIGVGPNGETYNINADTAAGAIASAIDAKRLLMLTDIAGVLDGDKNLIQEMNALEARDMIADGTINGGMIPKIETCLSAVEPKDEVPGVNAAVIMDGRVPHAVLLEIFTEHGAGTMIRSVE, from the coding sequence ATGACCACTGTTGATAAGTCCCCCATGACGCAAGAAGATTATCTCTCTCAGGCTGTGACCCTGTCTGAGGCCCTGCCTTATATGCAGCGCTATGCGGGTGAAACCGTGGTGATTAAATATGGCGGGCATGCCATGGGTGATCCGGAACTGGCAAAACTGTTTGCCAAGGATATCGTGCTGCTTAAACAAGTCGGCATTAACCCGGTTGTTGTGCATGGCGGCGGGCCGCAAATTGGCAATATGCTCAAACGTCTGGAAGTGGAAACCAACTTCATTGACGGGCTGCGTGTCACAGATCAAGCCACCATTGATGTGGCTGAGATGGTCTTGTCCGGTTCCATCAACAAATCCATCGTCGCCAATATCAATGAGGCTGGTGGCTTCGCTGTGGGGCTGAGTGGGAAAGATGGCTCACTCATTCGTGCAAAAAAACTGCATCGCACCAAAAAAGACCCGGAATCCAATATTGAAAAAGTTCTGGATCTTGGTTTTGTTGGCGAACCGGATGTGGTGACGCCGCATATTCTGGATGTCTTTCTTGATTCAGACATCATTCCGGTGGTGGCCCCTATTGGCGTGGGCCCCAATGGTGAGACTTACAACATCAATGCCGATACGGCTGCGGGCGCTATTGCTTCTGCCATTGATGCCAAACGCTTGTTGATGCTGACCGATATCGCAGGCGTTTTGGATGGCGATAAAAACCTCATTCAGGAAATGAACGCTCTTGAAGCGCGTGATATGATTGCTGATGGTACCATTAACGGCGGCATGATCCCAAAAATCGAGACCTGTCTGTCTGCGGTTGAACCTAAAGACGAGGTGCCGGGTGTGAATGCGGCTGTCATTATGGATGGCCGCGTGCCCCATGCGGTTCTGCTGGAAATCTTCACTGAACACGGTGCAGGGACCATGATCCGTTCTGTGGAATAA